The DNA window TATGGGTGGGTTAAAGATAAGGCACCCCAACTAAGTGCTGCTCTGTCTTTCTACACCATCTTTTCTTTGGCACCGCTTTTGGTAATTGGGATCGCGGTTGCCGGTTGGGTGTTTGGGCGGGAGGCGGTGCAAGTTCAAGTTTTTACATATGTTCAGGGTTCGATTGGAGAAGGTGGCGCGCTATTTATTCAAAATATGATTGAAAGCATAAGAAGTCCGGGGAGGGGGATTTTTGCCGCTTTAATAAGTGTGGTCATAATTTTTTATGCCGCTTCCAATATATTTTACTATTTAAAAGGCGCGCTTAATGATGTCTGGAATGTATCACCCGTTTTTAAATTTGGTATTAAAGAAATACTTAAAGGTCGATTCCTTTCTATCATGATGACCATTTGCGTGGGGTCTCTGCTCCTTGTTTCGTTTGCTATGTCTATAATGTTTTCCGCGTTGGACATGTTTGTGAAAGACGTTCTTCCGGGTATCATAATGAGCTGGCAAATTGCGGATTTTGTGATTTCTTCTGGCGTGGTCATGTTGTTATTCGCGATGCTTTACAAAATACTTCCCGATGCCGACATTAAATGGAGCGAT is part of the Candidatus Oleimmundimicrobium sp. genome and encodes:
- a CDS encoding YihY/virulence factor BrkB family protein: MDAKVVLELFKDAFYGWVKDKAPQLSAALSFYTIFSLAPLLVIGIAVAGWVFGREAVQVQVFTYVQGSIGEGGALFIQNMIESIRSPGRGIFAALISVVIIFYAASNIFYYLKGALNDVWNVSPVFKFGIKEILKGRFLSIMMTICVGSLLLVSFAMSIMFSALDMFVKDVLPGIIMSWQIADFVISSGVVMLLFAMLYKILPDADIKWSDVWAGAVLAALLFKIGEFLIGFYLGRSGIRSIYGAAGSFVAILIWVYYSAQVFFFGAEFICVYTGKYGSKVKKDKI